One Acidobacteriota bacterium genomic window carries:
- a CDS encoding molybdenum cofactor biosynthesis protein MoaE: protein MVILQTEPIDLASLFEQVRGDGDGAVVHFVGYVRNHHKGREVRYLEYHGYDEMAEAEMRRLADSIRTEFEIDAIAIVHRLGRLEIGDASVAVVISSAHRRPAFDACREAMDRLKRTVPIWKKEFFVDGVEWVDGRDPC, encoded by the coding sequence GTGGTCATCCTCCAGACCGAACCGATCGATCTGGCGTCGCTGTTCGAGCAGGTCCGAGGCGACGGCGACGGTGCGGTCGTGCACTTCGTCGGCTATGTCCGCAACCATCACAAGGGTCGTGAGGTCCGCTACCTGGAGTACCACGGCTACGACGAGATGGCCGAGGCCGAGATGCGTCGTCTTGCCGACTCGATCCGGACCGAGTTCGAAATCGACGCTATCGCCATCGTCCATCGATTGGGTCGTCTGGAGATCGGCGATGCCAGCGTCGCCGTCGTCATCTCGTCCGCGCATCGTCGCCCGGCGTTCGACGCGTGTCGTGAGGCGATGGATCGTCTGAAACGCACCGTGCCGATCTGGAAGAAGGAGTTCTTCGTGGACGGTGT